The DNA segment CCAGGGCACGGAGAATCGCGCCGATCGTGTGCTGCGCCTCCAGCGGATGGCGGAGCGGCCGTGAGGCGTCGATGGCGTAGGTGTTGCGCCGGCCGTCCTTCGTCCGCACCACGTACCCGTCCCGCACGAGGTCGCAGACGATGCGGTGGGCGGCCCGCTCGCCGATGCCGACCAGATCGGCAATCTCCGCGATCCGGACGTCGGCATTCTCCGCGATGCACACGAGCACGTGGGCATGGTTCGTGAGAAACGTCCACGCCGGCCGACGCCCTGGGCGGAGGTCGGACGTCGGGGCAGGGGATGCGCGACGTGCCATGCCGTAATCCTAGCGAACCACAGCCCCTCTTGACAAGATTTCCGATACATGTTTTATATGACTTGTATTGGAATCCGGCAGACGCGGCCATCGAGGCCGTCTCGTTGCGGACGATACTGACCCAGCCCCACCCCAGGGAGAGTTTCCATGACACGGCATGCGGTTACGGTCATTCCCGGCGACGGAATCGGTCCGGAATGCGTCCAGGCGGCGGTCGAGGTGATCAACGCGACCGGCGCCTCGATTGACTGGATCGAGCGGCATGCCGGCGAACGGGTCTTCAAGCAGGGCATCGCCTCCGGCGTGCCGCAGGAGACGATCGACTCGATCAGCCAGACCCGCGTCGTCCTCAAGGGCCCGCTGGGCACGCCCGTCGGCTTCGGCGAGAAGTCGGCCAACGTCACGCTCCGCAAGCTGTTCGAGACGTTCGCCAACATCCGCCCGGTGCGGGAACTGCCCGGCGTCGTCACCCCTTACACCGGCCAGGGGATCGACCTGGTCGTGGTCCGCGAAAACGTCGAGGACCTGTACGCCGGCATCGAGCACATGCAGACGTCGGACGTCGCCCAGTGCCTGAAGCTGATCAGCGCCAAGGGCTCCGAGAAGATCGTCCGCACGGCCTTCGAGTTCGCCCGCTCCGAGGGGCGGAAATCGGTGGCCTGCGCCACGAAGTCGAACATCATGAAACTCACCGAGGGGGAGGTGAAGCGGACCTTCGAGCGGATCGCGCCGGAGTACCCGGACATCAAGTCCTGGCATGTGATCATCGACAACTGCGCCCACCAACTCGTGAAGAAGCCGTCCCAGTTCGACGTCATCGTGACGACGAACATGAACGGCGACATCATCAGCGACCTGACCTCGGCCCTCGTCGGCGGCCTCGGCTTCGCCCCCTCCGCCAATCTCGGCAACGGAATCGCGATCTTCGAGGCCGTGCATGGCTCGGCCCCGAAGTACGCCGGCAAGGACGTGATCAATCCGACGGCGGTGCTGCTCAGCGGCGTGATGATGCTCAAGCACCTCGGCGAGTTCGCCGCCGCCGCCGACATTGAGCACGCCGTGCTCTGCACGCTTCAGGACGGGAAGCTCACCGGCGACGTCGTCGGCTATGACAAGGGGGTGCCGACGTCGGCGTACACGAAGCACGTCATCGCCAACCTCGGCCGCCGTGCCGAGGGATGGAAGGTACGGGCGGCGCAGCCGATCCGCATGCCGGAGGTGAGCCGGGACCAGATCTTCCGCCCGGCGCGGACGAAGGATGTGGTGGGCGCCGACATCTTCGTGGACAGCGGCCTGACGCCGGCCGTGCTCGGCCCGGCGCTGGAGGTACTCGCCGCGGGCTCCCCCCTGAAACTGAAGATGATCTCCAACCGGGGCACGAAGGTCTATCCCGACGGCAATCCGAACATCGACTGCGTCAGCCACCATCGCTGCCGATTCGTGAGCCGCAGCGGCCAGCCGATCGCGTTCGACGAGGCGCTGGCCCTCGCCCGCCAGATCAACGGAACGCACGAGGTCTGCCACATCGAGCGGCTCCTGCGGATCGACGGCGCCGACGGGTTCACGAAGGCGCAGGGCGAGGACTGATCCGGGGTTCAAACCGGCCTGGCTCAGCCGCGGCGGGCGCGGCGGCGGGCCTCGATCACTGCGGCGACGGCCGCAGCGGCCGAGTCGGCCAGCGCCGTCAGGTGCCCCATCTTGCGGCCGATCCGGGGCTCGGTCTTGCCATAGAGATGCAGCCGCACGCCCGGCACCGCGAGGGCCGCGGCCCAGTCAGGCTCGCGCGGCGGGCCGCCCGCGTCCGCGAACCAGCAGTCGCCGAGCACGTTCGCCATCGCCGCCGGGGCCACGGCCCGCGTCGATCCGAGCGGCAGGCCGCAGACCGCCCGCACCTGCTGCTCGAACTGGCTCGTCGCGCAGGCCTCGATCGTCAGGTGCCCTGAGTTGTGGGTCCGCGGGGCGATCTCGTTGACGAGCACCTCGCCGGAGCGGGTCACGAAGAACTCGATGCAGGCCACGCCGACGACGTCGAGCGCCTCGAGGATCCGGCAGGCTGTCGCGGTCGCCGCATCCCGCACCGTGTCCCCGAGCCCCGCCGGGACGCTCGACACGTCGAGGATGTGATGGGCGTGGGCGTTGCGACTGGGAGCGAACGCGACGACCGCACCGTCACGGCCCCGCGCGGCGATCACCGAGATCTCGCAGTCGAAGTCGATCCAGCCCTCGAGCACGAGCGCGCGCGGCCCCTCCGGCCCGCCGCCGAGCCGTTCCCAGGCGGCCGCGACGTCGGCCGCCGCCGCGAGTTTCATCTGCCCCTTGCCGTCGTAGCCGAAGGCCGCGGTCTTGAGCACCGCGGGGAGGCCGAGATCGGCGACAGCCGCGTCGAG comes from the Planctomycetia bacterium genome and includes:
- the icd gene encoding isocitrate dehydrogenase [NADP], with the translated sequence MTRHAVTVIPGDGIGPECVQAAVEVINATGASIDWIERHAGERVFKQGIASGVPQETIDSISQTRVVLKGPLGTPVGFGEKSANVTLRKLFETFANIRPVRELPGVVTPYTGQGIDLVVVRENVEDLYAGIEHMQTSDVAQCLKLISAKGSEKIVRTAFEFARSEGRKSVACATKSNIMKLTEGEVKRTFERIAPEYPDIKSWHVIIDNCAHQLVKKPSQFDVIVTTNMNGDIISDLTSALVGGLGFAPSANLGNGIAIFEAVHGSAPKYAGKDVINPTAVLLSGVMMLKHLGEFAAAADIEHAVLCTLQDGKLTGDVVGYDKGVPTSAYTKHVIANLGRRAEGWKVRAAQPIRMPEVSRDQIFRPARTKDVVGADIFVDSGLTPAVLGPALEVLAAGSPLKLKMISNRGTKVYPDGNPNIDCVSHHRCRFVSRSGQPIAFDEALALARQINGTHEVCHIERLLRIDGADGFTKAQGED
- the purK gene encoding N5-carboxyaminoimidazole ribonucleotide synthase; this translates as MSSRDQTVLLPGATLGILGGGQLGAMFAAAARRMGYRVEAISDVADCPAARFCDRVHVGDYADSGFLGRVAAGLDVVTFEFENVPAAAGRLLADRLPVRPHPDVLFITQDRAREKAFLVRHAFACAPHRIVRSRPELDAAVADLGLPAVLKTAAFGYDGKGQMKLAAAADVAAAWERLGGGPEGPRALVLEGWIDFDCEISVIAARGRDGAVVAFAPSRNAHAHHILDVSSVPAGLGDTVRDAATATACRILEALDVVGVACIEFFVTRSGEVLVNEIAPRTHNSGHLTIEACATSQFEQQVRAVCGLPLGSTRAVAPAAMANVLGDCWFADAGGPPREPDWAAALAVPGVRLHLYGKTEPRIGRKMGHLTALADSAAAAVAAVIEARRRARRG